One window of the Trifolium pratense cultivar HEN17-A07 linkage group LG2, ARS_RC_1.1, whole genome shotgun sequence genome contains the following:
- the LOC123904166 gene encoding uncharacterized protein LOC123904166, with amino-acid sequence MSGKNRVKVRYINSVYNQNDSLIVRFLLSEEWCLVWPNCRQVARLRGLSDHCPLVLSADEDDWGPRPSRMLKCWKDVPGYHSFVREKWHSLQVDGWAGHVLKEKFKLIKAELKEWHMAHAYNLPSRIETLKARLSALDEKGEEEALSEEELEELHGVSLDIQSLSRLHASISWQQSRSLWLKDGDANSKYFHSVLTSRGRRNAMSTIQVDGVPIEGVEPIRQAVFSHFESHFKDSNVDRPRVDDLPFKRLNHVEIGSLIKPFTEAEVKSAVWDCDSFKSPGPDGINFGFIKDFWAKLRGDIMRFLSEFHRNGKLAKGINSTFIALIPKVDSPQRLNDFRPISLVECLYKILAKVLANRLRLVIGSVISEAQTAFVKDRQILDGILVANEIVDEARKSRKDLLMFKVDFEKAYDSVDWGYLDDVMGRMSFPTLWRKWIRECVCTATASVLVNGSPTDEFPLRRGLRQGDPLSPFLFLLAAEGLNVLMEAMVARNLFTGYSIGEQGTVSIPFLYLGLQIGGDPRRLSFWDPVLHRIKNRLSRWKSRFLSFGGRLVILRSVLTSLPVYAGGCEDSRKISWVSWNSVSLPKESGGLGVRRLREFNQALLGKWCWRLLVDSGGLWFRVLAARYGVEGGRIRDGGRRGSLWWREITDPCVDGIPLCERFGRLFALTANKYCSVAEMSALGWGADGGAWVWQRQLRAWEEEMLGECQTLLSNISLQAISLDRWQLQPDPDTGYTVRGAYQLLISHALVTVDDADNLIWHPQVPLKVSILAWRLLRDRLPTRVNLVTRQVLSPTAHMCVFGCGEAESARHLFISCGFVGSLWDLVRLWIDIPVVDFVSMRDHFIQFTSSAGGSRARRSFLQLIWLACIWVVWTERNHRLFRGSLDMPHVLLDKIKLLPWYVLCQGG; translated from the exons ATGAGTGGG aaaaacaGGGTCAAAGTAAGATATATAAATAGTGTATATAATCAAAATGACTCACTCATTGTTAGATTTCTCCTCTCTGAGGAATGGTGTTTAGTCTGGCCTAATTGTAGGCAGGTAGCCAGGTTGAGAGGGCTATCTGATCACTGTCCGCTGGTCTTATCTGCGGATGAGGATGATTGGGGACCTCGCCCGTCTAGGATGCTTAAGTGTTGGAAGGATGTGCCCGGATATCACTCGTTCGTGAGAGAGAAGTGGCACTCGCTTCAGGTCGATGGCTGGGCCGGCCATGTGCTTAAGGAAAAATTTAAGTTGATTAAGGCAGAACTGAAAGAGTGGCATATGGCTCATGCGTATAACCTTCCTAGTCGTATTGAAACGTTGAAAGCTAGGCTTTCTGCCCTAGATGAGAAAGGTGAGGAAGAGGCTCTTTCTGAGGAGGAGTTAGAGGAGCTTCATGGGGTTTCGTTGGATATACAATCGCTCTCGCGGTTGCATGCTAGTATCAGTTGGCAACAATCCCGGTCTTTGTGGCTTAAGGATGGAGATGCTAATTCGAAGTATTTTCATTCGGTCTTGACGAGTCGCGGTCGAAGGAATGCTATGTCAACTATTCAGGTGGATGGGGTTCCTATTGAGGGTGTCGAACCGATTAGACAGGCAGTGTTTTCGCATTTTGAGTCTCACTTTAAGGATTCTAACGTGGATCGGCCCAGGGTGGATGATCTTCCGTTTAAAAGATTGAACCATGTGGAGATTGGTAGTCTAATCAAACCTTTTACGGAGGCAGAAGTGAAATCCGCAGTGTGGGATTGTGATAGTTTTAAAAGCCCTGGTCCCGACGGGattaattttggtttcattAAAGATTTCTGGGCTAAGCTGCGGGGTGATATTATGCGTTTTCTCTCCGAATTTCACCGGAACGGCAAGCTTGCCAAGGGTATAAATTCTACTTTCATAGCTTTGATTCCTAAAGTGGATAGTCCCCAAAGGTTGAATGATTTTCGGCCTATTTCGCTTGTGGAATGCCTTTACAAAATTTTGGCAAAGGTTTTAGCGAATAGGTTACGCCTGGTGATCGGAAGCGTGATTTCTGAGGCTCAGACAGCGTTCGTCAAGGACAGGCAAATCCTTGATGGCATCCTGGTTGCCAATGAGATAGTGGACGAGGCGCGAAAGTCTAGAAAAGATCTTCTGATGTTTAAGGTTGATTTTGAGAAAGCTTACGATTCGGTGGACTGGGGTTATCTGGATGATGTTATGGGGAGAATGTCTTTTCCTACCCTTTGGAGAaagtggattagagagtgtgtttgtacgGCTACGGCATCTGTTTTAGTTAATGGCAGTCCGACTGATGAATTCCCCCTTAGACGTGGTCTTAGGCAAGGTGACCCGTTGTCTCCTTTTTTGTTTCTCTTGGCTGCTGAGGGGCTAAATGTGTTGATGGAGGCTATGGTAGCGCGTAATTTGTTTACAGGATATAGCATTGGGGAGCAGGGTACGGTTTCG ATCCCTTTCCTTTATTTGGGGCTTCAGATCGGGGGTGATCCGAGGCGTTTGAGTTTTTGGGACCCGGTGTTGCATCGAATAAAGAATAGATTATCTAGGTGGAAGAGTCGCTTCttgtcttttggtggtcgttTGGTTATATTGAGATCTGTTTTGACCTCTctacctgtctatgc ggggggttgtgaggattctaggaaaatttCTTGGGTTAGTTGGAATTCGGTTAGCTTacctaaggagagtggaggtcTGGGGGTCAGGAGGTTACGGGAGTTTAATCAGGCCCTATTGggcaagtggtgttggaggttgTTGGTTGATAGCGGGGGTttgtggtttagagtgttgGCAGCTAGGTATGGGGTTGAGGGAGGCAGAATTCGGGATGGAGGTCGGAGGGGGTCcctgtggtggagggagata ACCGATCCCTGTGTGGATGGTATTCCGTTGTGTGAGCGTTTTGGGCGTCTGTTTGCTTTAACGGCAAACAAATATTGTTCGGTAGCTGAGATGAGTGCTTTAGGGTGGGGCGCAGATGGAGGAGCGTGGGTGTGGCAGAggcagttgagggcgtgggaggaggagatgttgggggagtgtcagactTTACTTTCTAACATTTCCTTGCAGGCTATTTCTTTGGACAGGTGGCAGTTGCAGCCTGATCCTGACACAGGTTATACTGTTAGGGGGGCTTATCAGCTCCTGATATCTCATGCTTTGGTTACTGTGGATGATGCGGATAATCTTATTTGGCACCCTCAGGTTCCAttgaaggtttccattcttgcgtggcgtttattgcgtgacaggttgcccacGAGAGTGAATCTGGTTACTCGACAGGTTTTATCTCCTACAGCTCACATGTGTGTTTTTGGTTGTGGCGAGGCTGAATCGGCTCGTCATTTATTCATATCTTGCGGTTTTGTTGGctctctttgggatttagtgcGGTTATGGATTGACATTCCTGTGGTGGATTTTGTTTCTATGCGGGATCACTTTATTCAGTTCACATCTTCAGCAGGTGGATCTCGAGCGCGTCGTTCTTTCCTTCAGCTCATCTGGCTTGCTTGCATTTGGGTCGtatggacagagagaaatcacCGATTGTTCAGAGGATCATTAGATATGCCCCAtgttttgttggacaagatcaagct TCTGCCATGGTACGTCTTGTGCCAGGGAGGCTGA
- the LOC123904165 gene encoding LOW QUALITY PROTEIN: probable pectate lyase 4 (The sequence of the model RefSeq protein was modified relative to this genomic sequence to represent the inferred CDS: deleted 2 bases in 1 codon), producing MVSQGTNFIIWRFVLAIVIVIFFTPKLSSAKQSKLMGMKMNTIDSCWRIIDSCWRPNPEWRRHRQQLATCSVGYVGKMTNNIGNDLIHYKVTDPNDDPTNPKPGTLRYGASVIQSKVWITFEKDMNIQLMKPLLISSFTTIDGRGVNVHIANNACLMISKATDIIIHSIRIHHCKAQAPGMVMGPNGKVIHIGPVDGDAIRLVTASKIWIDHNTIYECEDGLLDVTRGSTNVTISNNWFREQDKVMLLGHDDGYVRDKNMKVTVVYNHFGPNCNQRMPRIRYGYAHVANNLYFGWMQYAIGGSMRPSLKSEANLFIAPKVGSKEVTWRKIGNTSGDKWKFHSVRDAFENGAYFTVTKGGRVPKPNYRKEQGFKVVDVKFVRSLTRSAGALQCSRTSIYVKKKHRK from the exons ATGGTATCTCAAGGTACCAATTTCATCATATGGCGTTTTGTTTTGGCCATTGTGATTGTAATATTTTTCACACCGAAACTTAGTTCTGCCAAACAATCCAAGTTAATGGGCATGAAAATGAATACAATTGATAGTTGCTGGAGG ATAATTGATAGTTGCTGGAGGCCAAATCCTGAATGGAGGAGGCATAGACAACAACTAGCGACTTGCTCTGTAGGCTATGTTGGAAAGATGACAAACAACATTGGTAACGACCTCATACATTATAAAGTTACTGACCCAAATGACGATCCCACAAATCCCAAACCTGGTACGTTGAGATATGGAGCTTCTGTAATTCAAAGTAAAGTGTGGATCACATTCGAAAAAGACATGAATATTCAACTCATGAAACCCCTTCTCATTAGTAGTTTCACTACCATTGATGGTCGCGGCGTCAATGTCCACATTGCTAATAATGCATGCTTGATGATATCCAAG GCCACGGACATAATAATTCATAGCATTAGAATCCATCACTGCAAAGCTCAAGCACCGGGGATGGTCATGGGACCTAATGGAAAGGTAATTCATATTGGTCCAGTAGATGGAGATGCAATTAGATTGGTCACGGCTTCAAAAATTTGGATAGATCATAATACAATTTATGAATGTGAAGATGGTCTTCTTGATGTCACGAGAGGTTCTACTAATGTCACTATATCCAATAATTGGTTTAGAGAACAAGATAAAGTTATGCTTCTTGGCCacga tgatggaTATGTGAGAGACAAAAACATGAAAGTTACCGTTGTGTACAATCATTTTGGACCTAACTGCAACCAACGGATGCCTAG GATTCGCTATGGATATGCACATGTAGCCAACAATCTTTACTTTGGGTGGATGCAATATGCCATCGGTGGAAGTATGAGGCCTAGTCTCAAAAGTGAGGCTAACCTCTTCATAGCACCAAAAGTTGGGAGTAAAGAG GTTACATGGAGAAAAATTGGTAACACAAGTGGGGATAAATGGAAATTTCATTCTGTAAGGGATGCATTTGAAAATGGAGCCTATTTTACGGTAACAAAAGGAGGACGTGTGCCAAAGCCGAATTATAGAAAAGAGCAGGGTTTTAAAGTTGTTGATGTCAAATTTGTTAGATCATTAACAAGATCAGCAGGTGCACTTCAATGCAGTAGAACAtctatatatgttaaaaaaaaacatagaaaataa